A window of Juglans regia cultivar Chandler chromosome 7, Walnut 2.0, whole genome shotgun sequence contains these coding sequences:
- the LOC109003693 gene encoding mitochondrial arginine transporter BAC2-like: MELEPEFLASSWGREFVAGGFGGIAGIVSGFPLDTLRIRQQQPNAGSAFSILRNVMATEGPAALYRGMGAPLASVTFQNAMVFQIYAVLSRAFDSSLSAKDPPSYKGVALGGFCTGALQSLLLTPVELVKIRLQLQNNVYAKLHQADSHEGPMSVIKSIFKTEGLRGMYRGLNITVMRDAPAHCLYFWTYEYMREQLHPGCRKSSQESLQTMMVAGGLAGVASWVCCYPLDVVKTRLQAQSQSSLPKYTGIVDCFRKSVKEEGHRVLWRGLGTAVARAFMVNGAVFSAYEISLRCLFNSGSIQTENAI, from the exons ATGGAGTTGGAGCCAGAGTTTCTTGCAAGCAGTTGGGGTAGAGAATTTGTGGCTGGAGGCTTTGGAGGCATTGCAGGTATAGTCTCTGGTTTTCCGCTCGATACGCTCCGTATCCGGCAACAGCAACCGAATGCCGGCTCTGCCTTTAGCATCCTTCGCAATGTCATGGCCACAGAAGGGCCTGCAGCTCTCTACAGAGGCATGGGTGCACCGTTGGCTTCTGTCACTTTTCAG AATGCAATGGTTTTTCAAATCTATGCTGTCCTCTCTAGAGCATTTGACTCATCTCTTTCCGCTAAAGATCCTCCTTCCTACAAAGGTGTTGCTCTAGGAGGATTTTGTACTGGCGCTCTTCAGAGCCTACTGCTCACTCCTGTAGAACTAGTGAAAATCAGACTTCAACTGCAGAATAATGTCTATGCAAAACTCCATCAGGCAGATTCTCATGAAGGTCCTATGAGCGTTATCAAAAGCATATTCAAAACAGAAGGTTTAAGGGGAATGTACCGAGGTCTAAATATAACTGTAATGAGGGATGCACCAGCTCATTGTCTATACTTCTGGACATACGAGTATATGAGAGAGCAGCTTCACCCAGGCTGCAGAAAGAGCAGCCAAGAAAGCCTACAAACAATGATGGTAGCGGGAGGGCTAGCAGGAGTTGCCAGCTGGGTTTGTTGCTACCCCCTGGATGTTGTAAAGACCAGACTTCAAGCTCAATCGCAATCTTCTCTACCAAAATATACTGGCATTGTCGATTGCTTCCGCAAGAGTGTCAAAGAAGAGGGTCACAGGGTGCTCTGGCGAGGATTAGGAACTGCGGTTGCTAGGGCATTTATGGTGAATGGGGCTGTATTTTCTGCTTATGAGATATCTCTGAGGTGCCTATTTAACAGTGGAAGCATCCAAACAGAGAATGCAATTTAG